In Setaria italica strain Yugu1 chromosome IX, Setaria_italica_v2.0, whole genome shotgun sequence, the genomic stretch AGTTGATTTGTTTGAACAATCTACCTTTGAGGATTTCAGAGTTGAGAGTAAACTTGAACTATGAAACATGAAGgaaattttgttaaaaaaatgaaggaaatGATATTCTGTATCAGTTTGTGGTTACCTGTACCCTATTGTGCAATAGCTTTTTCACAAAGTTAAGAGCTGTGCAAGCCATATGTTATTTAATGCCTGAGGTGTCTTGTCTGTAGGGATTGAGAGAGATATTGCGTCACTACAACAAGAGGTATGATAGTTCGATCACATCACTGGGATATTAATAAAAGTATCCTTGTATATTTTGCTGATTTCTAAATTTCCTTATATGTTCACACTTCATGTTCAACTGATGGGATCTTAAGATGAATATATGCTTAGGAggctaatgtttttttttgttttaaattATATTTGCATAATATTGGATCTAGAAATATGTGAGACTCAATTTAGCAATCATTGCCTTTCCATTATATGTATCTACTATTCGATTTTGTTGATGCAGTTGAATTGAGCAACAACAGCAGATTTACAAACTATTCTTTTTTCAATAACAGGAGAAGAAGCTAGTTGCTGAAATTAAAAGGACAGCAAAAACTGGCAATGAGGTCTCTAGTTTTAATCAGTTTCAGTTCGGTAATTTTGATCTAGGTCATATAACAAAGTTCAAATGATTTCCTTTGCTTCCGCAGGCAGCAACGAAAATTCTAGCCCGGCAGCTGATCAGGTTAAGGCAGCAGATTTCTAATTTGCAAGGTAACCGAGCTCAGATTCGGGGGATTGCGACTCATACTCAGGTGAAATGTTGTTCTCCCTTTTGCTTTCTTCCACATGCAGTCAGGTTAGTTTTCTGATTTTGGTGGTGAACATGTCCTTAGGCAATGCATGCCAACACTTCAGTGGCTACTGGTTTACAAAGTGCAAGCAAAGCAATGGGAGCTTTGAATAAGGTAATATCTTACAGAACTTATGTGCTGAGACATTTCATATATTCATATTTGAAAAATTATGTGCGCATTTCGTTCAGAAACTAACTGGGTATCTTTCACTTGTAACATCCATTTTCAGAATAATAACTTATTTTTGTGTGTTTGAATCTAACTAGGCCAATCATTTCTTTTAATTGAGTTAATATGTTCCACTGAATATGTGCTTTCTTACAGCAAATGGCACCTGCCAAGCAGACGAAAATAATGCAAGAATTCCAAAAGCAGTCAGCTCAAATGGATATGATGGTATGCAAACTTTCTTCAGAGATTAGTAGAATAACTTATAGCGATTTTAAATGATTTTACACTTTGTTTTTCTGGGAAAGTTCTCATAAATGTGTGCTTGCACATTAATATTTCAATAATGCATTTAAGGGTATTCACTGACTAATCTTATACACTGTGCAGAATGAGATGATGTCTGATTCAATTGATGATGTCTTAGACGACGATCAGGCTGAGGAAGAGACTGAAGAACTTGCTAATCAGGTAACTTCCAATGTCTATTTTCAGACAAAACACATAGCATCTATTTGAAATATTTATCTGTCCAAATTTCTTCCTTAAGCCCTATACTCTGTTTTGGATTATTCATTCTATTTCTTGTCAATGTCTTTTAGGTTCTGGATGAGATTGGTGTCGACATTGCCTCACAGGTAGTTGAAGATGCTAACACAATATTGCATTGCATATTCCATTCCTTTGATCTAAACCTCTTATGTATTTTCCCTCCTTGTAGTTGTCCTCGGCTCCTAAAGGAAAAATTGCTGGAAAGAAGGTTCAGGTTGATGACAGGTATGCTCTATCCTTGACCCACagttctatttattttttttctacttcCCTTCCCGATTGCCATGGTTGCTATATTTTTCCACTTGAAATCACTATGGTCAAAAGCCAGGATGACAATTTAAGCTCGCTGGCAAAGTTGTTTTGCTGTTTATTGAAATGATTAAGATATTTCTAAGTGCTCTATCCCTGTTTTTATGGTGTACAATGGTGGGTTGACTGGTGTGAGAAGAACCATTGGACGCCCAAAATTAGTTAATTTATCTTTGTTTGCATCTCTGACAAGAAACCGGCTTGAGCACCCCTACCTGTATTATTTTGGTCTGATAGATCGAATACCTTTCATAATCGAACTGTGAAGAAGAATGCCAACGTTTCTTGGAAATAACTTCGACTGTATTCATGATATTTTGTCTATATTTGTTGGAAATTGTAAGCAGACTTTTGAGCAGAATTTGTGATATATGCTGAGACATCTAGTCAACTTTTGCACATATAAATGACTGGGCATATGTAGGTTTTCATGTATCTGATTAGCTTACTGTTACTAAACATTGTGGTCCCGTTGAGTTAAAATTACTAAAAGTGCTTTGCTTCTCTTATTTGCAGTTCGGAATTGGAGGAACTAGAGAAGAGGCTGGCTGCTCTAAAAAATCCATAAGGCGACACCTGTTTGCAATCCTCCCCTTATGCACATAGTCTGCCTGCCATGTACGGTGTACCTAGATTACACATCTTCATTAAACATTAGAAGACATTGTGTTTTGTAAATATTGGATGGAAGATGATCCAAGCCCCAAGTTTTTTTGATGAATCGATGTTGCTGCAGTTCCCATACATGCTATTGCTATCTTGCAAAAGATGGGGCTGTGTGTGCTTCCTTAACGGTGACATGATTCGGAG encodes the following:
- the LOC101764172 gene encoding vacuolar protein sorting-associated protein 2 homolog 3, which gives rise to MNPFAKKPTPREVMRSSKRDLTNATRGIERDIASLQQEEKKLVAEIKRTAKTGNEAATKILARQLIRLRQQISNLQGNRAQIRGIATHTQAMHANTSVATGLQSASKAMGALNKQMAPAKQTKIMQEFQKQSAQMDMMNEMMSDSIDDVLDDDQAEEETEELANQVLDEIGVDIASQLSSAPKGKIAGKKVQVDDSSELEELEKRLAALKNP